A single genomic interval of Rosistilla ulvae harbors:
- a CDS encoding DUF1559 domain-containing protein, translating to MLQNRPQPRRGFTLVELLVVIAIIGILVGLLLPAVQQAREAARRLQCSNQLKQFGLAMHNYHDTHGKLPPGSRWKGALPGNATTPKHPSGGTWVDDQSWSQPLLPFIEQDALFELIDSNVNWMNNEAGQNTNEAARRTRVAAFECPSAGMLLHNPTSPQFVRWRGNYIVNFGNTNYGQQTKGSVTFRGAPFRQGTNQQFRDILDGLSTTLLMSECIAMDSDPIHGGYARSAGGQQFTTWLSPNASACDEITRQEPTAEEQASVQFCTTLLAGNWTAVHKQLVAARSRHPGGVQTAQCDGSVSFVSETIDLAIWRAKSTSQGREVVAGL from the coding sequence ATGCTACAGAATCGTCCCCAACCCCGCAGAGGTTTTACTCTCGTAGAACTGTTGGTGGTCATTGCCATTATTGGAATACTGGTTGGGCTGCTGCTGCCAGCGGTGCAACAAGCGCGTGAAGCGGCGCGGCGGCTTCAGTGCAGCAATCAACTGAAGCAATTCGGATTGGCCATGCACAACTATCACGACACTCACGGCAAGCTGCCTCCGGGGTCGCGTTGGAAAGGAGCACTTCCGGGTAACGCAACGACTCCTAAACATCCCTCTGGAGGAACTTGGGTGGATGATCAAAGCTGGTCGCAGCCCCTTCTGCCCTTTATCGAGCAAGACGCGCTCTTTGAATTGATCGATTCGAACGTCAATTGGATGAACAATGAGGCGGGTCAAAACACAAACGAAGCAGCGCGGCGAACGCGTGTGGCAGCTTTCGAATGTCCCTCCGCTGGGATGCTGCTGCACAATCCCACTTCACCGCAGTTTGTCCGCTGGAGAGGAAACTACATCGTCAACTTTGGGAATACCAATTACGGACAGCAAACCAAAGGTTCGGTGACGTTCCGAGGAGCGCCGTTCCGGCAAGGGACCAATCAGCAATTTCGAGACATTCTGGATGGTTTGTCGACCACCCTGCTAATGTCGGAATGCATCGCGATGGACTCCGATCCCATTCATGGCGGATATGCCAGATCCGCAGGAGGTCAGCAGTTCACAACATGGCTATCACCGAACGCTTCGGCGTGCGATGAGATTACGCGGCAAGAGCCAACTGCCGAAGAACAGGCCAGCGTTCAATTCTGCACGACACTTCTAGCCGGTAACTGGACGGCAGTCCATAAGCAATTGGTCGCCGCCCGAAGCAGGCACCCCGGCGGTGTGCAGACGGCGCAATGTGATGGTTCGGTGAGCTTTGTCAGCGAAACAATCGACTTGGCGATTTGGCGTGCGAAATCGACCTCCCAGGGCCGCGAAGTCGTTGCCGGATTGTGA
- a CDS encoding sugar phosphate isomerase/epimerase family protein has protein sequence MKSLKTEQAIDAIAEIGFDAIEIAVRPDWESAPANMPPKRRTAIRKQLFEKQLRLSSLMEHLEPSHDDRVHRKHLDRLSQVFELAEAWQPNQKPLVQTTLGGGHWDKRRTFYVDRVGDWLATAKEHEIVLAVKPHRGGGMSRPSEAAWLIQQLGNSPNLRMVYDYSHYAFRDMPLNETVATALPYTAHVALKDVRQRDGKVDFLLPGATGNVDFPNLFRQFYTGGYRGDMNCEVSGMVWGKPGYQPIESARQCYAWMSQAMQQANVPRV, from the coding sequence ATGAAGTCTCTCAAGACGGAACAAGCCATCGATGCAATCGCCGAGATTGGTTTTGATGCGATCGAAATCGCGGTTCGTCCCGACTGGGAATCCGCTCCTGCAAACATGCCGCCCAAACGCCGCACTGCGATTCGGAAGCAGCTCTTCGAAAAACAACTACGCCTGAGTTCGTTGATGGAGCATCTTGAACCGAGTCATGATGACCGAGTGCATCGCAAGCATCTGGATCGCTTGAGTCAAGTGTTTGAGTTGGCGGAAGCTTGGCAGCCGAACCAAAAGCCTTTGGTTCAAACCACGCTCGGTGGGGGGCACTGGGATAAGCGTCGCACTTTTTATGTCGACCGCGTTGGCGATTGGCTTGCGACGGCCAAAGAACATGAGATCGTGCTCGCGGTCAAACCACATCGCGGCGGTGGGATGTCCCGTCCCAGCGAAGCTGCCTGGCTGATCCAGCAATTGGGCAATTCGCCCAACTTGAGAATGGTATACGACTACAGCCACTATGCGTTCCGCGATATGCCGTTAAACGAAACCGTGGCAACGGCGTTGCCCTACACGGCGCATGTTGCTTTGAAAGACGTACGGCAGCGAGATGGCAAAGTCGATTTTCTATTGCCGGGAGCTACAGGGAATGTCGATTTCCCAAACCTGTTTCGCCAGTTCTATACGGGCGGTTACCGTGGTGACATGAACTGTGAAGTGAGTGGGATGGTGTGGGGCAAGCCCGGTTACCAACCCATCGAATCGGCGCGGCAATGTTATGCCTGGATGTCTCAAGCGATGCAACAGGCAAATGTGCCGCGCGTTTAG
- a CDS encoding sodium:solute symporter family protein, whose translation MYLIVLLLIGLVGYRHSKTGEEDYYLAGRGQSWMISSLTIMATFFSSFALLGAPGMVYREGVVFALVSLNVPIAGFCVYLLGSRIWLAGRKHGYVTQADMLCEHYDSHLLLRPLITFVGVLFAIPYVIMQLKAGGELASVLFSEYDHAFEIGTTVLAVITALYIMIGGMRSVAWTDALQCILLVLGMILAGIVMVVSLGGLSGFRDAVASLPESSLTVPGNSGFWQLPMLFSVCILMPIGGIIQPAQWMRFYAARDRDALKKSALIFIILLTGCFMFGIMLVGLGGQALYPLQISEAGIQPAPGIENYDQILVVILRDHLPALLGPVIGVAFASLTIVAIMAAAMSTADSNLHALSALVTRDIYDRFIRPQAGEQERVWVGRLVILAATTASLLVVLIASRPESGISGFMEMIVDLALFAVAFSVQLLPMTIDVLFLRRGTGTAASLGLIAGLLTAFLFTSLFPPLALWLGNPGLDFLLSIVQQAKTYVPVHASAWGLAANVFVFVGVNLFCKRSTPESSQKMSGPVSQSEPRSPIRT comes from the coding sequence GTGTACTTGATCGTCCTGCTGCTCATAGGACTCGTCGGATACCGCCACAGCAAAACCGGAGAAGAGGACTACTATTTGGCCGGGAGAGGTCAGAGCTGGATGATCTCCTCCTTGACGATCATGGCGACCTTCTTCAGCTCTTTTGCCTTGCTTGGGGCCCCAGGCATGGTTTATCGCGAGGGAGTTGTCTTTGCGTTGGTAAGCCTCAACGTTCCCATCGCGGGTTTCTGTGTTTACCTGCTCGGCTCGCGAATTTGGCTAGCCGGTCGCAAGCACGGTTACGTGACCCAGGCAGATATGCTTTGCGAGCACTACGATAGCCACTTGCTCTTGCGTCCACTCATTACATTTGTCGGTGTGTTGTTTGCGATTCCCTACGTCATCATGCAATTGAAAGCGGGCGGCGAACTCGCATCGGTTCTGTTCTCCGAATATGACCATGCCTTTGAAATAGGCACCACGGTATTGGCTGTCATTACAGCCCTTTACATCATGATCGGTGGGATGCGCAGCGTCGCGTGGACGGATGCATTGCAATGCATCCTGCTGGTTTTGGGAATGATCCTCGCAGGCATCGTGATGGTCGTTAGCCTCGGCGGCCTGTCGGGTTTCCGGGATGCCGTCGCAAGCCTTCCCGAGTCTTCGCTTACGGTGCCTGGCAATAGCGGATTTTGGCAGCTGCCGATGCTCTTTAGCGTCTGCATCCTGATGCCGATCGGAGGAATCATTCAACCGGCACAGTGGATGCGATTTTACGCCGCGCGCGACCGCGACGCGCTGAAGAAGAGTGCTTTGATCTTTATCATTCTGCTGACGGGCTGCTTTATGTTTGGCATCATGCTGGTAGGGCTTGGAGGGCAAGCACTCTATCCGCTGCAGATCAGCGAGGCAGGGATCCAGCCGGCACCTGGGATTGAGAACTACGACCAAATCCTTGTGGTCATCCTTCGCGATCATCTTCCAGCTCTGTTGGGGCCAGTCATCGGAGTCGCCTTTGCGTCTCTGACAATTGTCGCGATCATGGCCGCAGCGATGAGTACCGCAGATAGCAATCTACACGCATTAAGCGCTCTGGTGACCCGGGATATCTACGATCGATTCATCCGGCCACAGGCTGGCGAACAGGAACGCGTTTGGGTTGGGAGGTTGGTGATCTTGGCAGCGACAACGGCCTCGCTGTTGGTCGTATTGATTGCCAGTCGTCCCGAGAGTGGCATTTCGGGCTTCATGGAAATGATCGTCGACTTGGCGCTATTCGCGGTTGCCTTCAGTGTTCAACTTCTCCCCATGACGATCGACGTGCTGTTCCTGCGACGGGGAACCGGCACCGCCGCCTCGTTAGGGCTGATCGCTGGCTTGCTGACCGCCTTCCTCTTCACTTCGCTCTTCCCACCCCTTGCCCTCTGGCTGGGGAATCCGGGGCTCGATTTCCTGCTCTCGATCGTTCAGCAAGCCAAAACCTATGTCCCTGTTCACGCTTCCGCTTGGGGCCTCGCCGCCAACGTCTTCGTCTTTGTCGGGGTGAATCTTTTCTGTAAACGATCGACACCTGAGAGCTCACAGAAGATGTCTGGTCCAGTCAGCCAATCTGAACCACGCAGCCCGATTCGCACTTGA
- a CDS encoding DUF1501 domain-containing protein, protein MWSKANMKPNSFSLSRRSALRCGLTACAALGSGGTSTQVLAANRDQSIQHFPAKAKHVIVLYMSGGFSHVDTFDPKPLLAREHDRSIGLESESTVSGMPKVDRFLKAASWKFRPNKDCGTEVSDLFPHIREIMHEAALIRSMNSDHRDHGEATLQLHTGSTSVAMPSVGAWLSYGLGSLNPQLPSHVVLSEHRPYNGPQIWDANFLPALHGGVRILPGKEPLPFLKSPNPDMIREFEFDLLAKLNQQHVQQRHDDGQLSGRIGAAQSARGLQQAAPEALDLSKESKETLDLYGSKPGDVTSYAAQCIMARRLVERGVRFVEIIDAVGSCSDNWDAAHRDIASHAKYAKRVDQPVAALISDLKRIGLLEETLVVFCTEFGRTPWAQDGKGTKSRSHHPQAFSCWLAGGGVKPGVIHGQSDDIGNLVEEDMVHIHDFHATILRIMGLDHTRLTYRHAGRDFRLTDVHGHVVDQILT, encoded by the coding sequence ATGTGGAGTAAAGCAAACATGAAACCCAACTCATTCTCACTCAGTCGTCGTTCAGCCCTTCGCTGTGGATTAACGGCATGTGCTGCGCTAGGTTCTGGAGGCACATCGACTCAGGTGCTGGCCGCCAATCGAGACCAATCGATTCAGCACTTCCCTGCCAAGGCCAAACATGTAATCGTCCTTTACATGTCCGGGGGATTTTCACACGTCGATACGTTCGACCCCAAGCCACTCCTGGCGCGCGAGCACGATCGTTCTATCGGCCTTGAATCCGAGAGCACGGTTTCGGGAATGCCAAAGGTCGATCGGTTTCTGAAGGCTGCTTCGTGGAAGTTCCGTCCGAACAAAGACTGCGGTACCGAAGTGAGCGATCTGTTTCCTCATATCCGCGAGATCATGCACGAAGCGGCGTTGATCCGTTCGATGAACAGCGACCACCGAGACCACGGGGAAGCAACGCTTCAGCTTCATACCGGGAGCACGTCTGTCGCGATGCCCAGTGTCGGAGCGTGGTTAAGTTACGGCCTGGGGTCCCTCAACCCGCAACTTCCTTCTCACGTCGTGTTGTCGGAGCATCGCCCCTACAACGGCCCGCAGATCTGGGATGCAAACTTCCTGCCAGCGTTGCACGGCGGCGTGCGCATTTTACCGGGCAAAGAACCGTTGCCTTTTTTAAAGTCTCCGAATCCTGACATGATTCGAGAATTTGAATTTGATCTCCTCGCAAAACTGAACCAACAACACGTCCAGCAACGACACGACGATGGCCAACTTTCGGGAAGGATCGGTGCCGCCCAGTCTGCACGCGGACTGCAGCAAGCCGCTCCGGAGGCATTGGACCTCTCGAAGGAATCGAAAGAAACGCTTGATCTTTATGGCTCAAAACCTGGAGACGTCACGTCGTATGCTGCGCAATGCATCATGGCGCGTCGATTGGTCGAACGAGGTGTGCGTTTCGTGGAAATCATCGATGCGGTGGGCAGTTGCAGTGACAACTGGGACGCCGCCCACCGTGACATTGCGAGCCACGCCAAATACGCGAAACGTGTTGATCAACCTGTCGCGGCTCTCATTTCCGACCTCAAACGCATCGGCCTCTTGGAAGAAACACTGGTTGTGTTTTGTACTGAATTCGGCAGAACTCCCTGGGCCCAAGACGGCAAGGGAACTAAGAGCCGCAGCCACCATCCCCAGGCATTTTCGTGTTGGTTGGCCGGAGGCGGCGTCAAGCCGGGCGTTATCCATGGTCAATCGGATGACATCGGGAACTTAGTGGAAGAGGACATGGTTCACATCCACGACTTCCATGCCACGATCCTACGAATCATGGGCTTGGATCATACACGGCTGACCTACCGCCATGCCGGACGAGACTTTCGACTCACGGATGTCCACGGACATGTTGTCGATCAAATCTTGACTTGA
- a CDS encoding sulfatase, which yields MRLLAIGILLGLALPAVAENEQPNFLFILADDLGCKDLSGEGSSFYETPRIDSIANDGMRFTQGYAACQVCSPSRASIMLGTYPARHGITDWIGAASGLKWRRNDRVLPAEYEHNLPLDQTTVAEALRDAGYATFFAGKWHLGGEGSMPEDHGFDINRGGHHRGSPPGGFFSPYKNPKLTDGPAGESLPIRLADETAGFIRDSADRPFFAFLSFYSVHGPIQTTPELWKKYRDKVMAGEQPEERFLIDRTLPVRQVQDCPIYAGMMESMDNAVGIVLDTLQQTGLDKNTVVIFTSDNGGVSSGDAFATSNLPFRGGKGRQWEGGLREPFYIKAPGITAAGSHCDTPVIGTDFYPTLLELAGLASPKGIDGVSLVPLLRGRSIESRPLFWHYPHYGNQGGEPSSIIRDGDWKLIHYYEDGRDELYHLADDIGEQTDRATKQPELASRLRVQLDAWLEATGARIPQPDPRFDAAKKEQQQQQIESKRKPALERQHARFLAEDFQPNKDWWGSKVTRD from the coding sequence ATGAGACTGCTTGCGATTGGAATCCTGCTGGGCTTGGCTCTCCCCGCGGTTGCGGAAAACGAACAGCCGAACTTCCTGTTCATCCTCGCCGACGATCTCGGTTGCAAGGATCTCAGCGGCGAAGGGAGCTCGTTTTACGAGACGCCGCGGATCGACAGCATCGCCAACGACGGGATGCGATTCACGCAGGGCTACGCTGCTTGCCAAGTCTGCAGCCCCTCGCGAGCGAGCATCATGTTGGGAACCTATCCGGCACGGCATGGGATCACTGATTGGATCGGTGCGGCCAGCGGGCTGAAGTGGCGGCGGAACGATCGTGTCTTGCCAGCCGAATACGAACACAACCTTCCACTGGACCAAACAACGGTCGCCGAAGCGCTACGCGACGCGGGCTACGCCACATTTTTTGCCGGCAAGTGGCATCTTGGTGGCGAGGGATCGATGCCCGAGGACCATGGCTTCGACATCAATCGCGGCGGCCATCATCGCGGCAGTCCGCCCGGCGGATTTTTCTCGCCGTACAAGAACCCAAAATTGACCGATGGCCCAGCCGGAGAATCGCTGCCGATCCGCTTGGCCGACGAAACAGCCGGCTTCATCCGCGATTCAGCCGACCGCCCCTTCTTCGCTTTCCTCTCGTTCTACAGCGTCCACGGCCCGATTCAAACGACGCCGGAACTGTGGAAAAAATATCGCGACAAAGTGATGGCTGGCGAACAGCCCGAAGAACGGTTTCTGATCGATCGCACGCTCCCCGTTCGCCAGGTGCAAGATTGTCCGATCTACGCCGGGATGATGGAGTCGATGGACAACGCCGTCGGCATCGTGTTGGACACGCTGCAGCAAACCGGACTCGACAAAAACACCGTCGTGATCTTCACCAGCGACAACGGCGGCGTCTCTTCAGGCGATGCCTTTGCCACATCGAACCTCCCTTTCCGCGGCGGCAAGGGACGGCAATGGGAAGGAGGCCTTCGCGAGCCGTTCTACATCAAAGCCCCGGGCATCACCGCGGCTGGCAGCCACTGTGACACGCCGGTGATCGGAACCGACTTCTACCCGACACTCCTGGAACTCGCCGGCCTCGCGTCGCCCAAAGGGATCGACGGCGTCAGCCTCGTGCCGTTGTTGCGCGGCCGATCGATCGAATCCCGACCGCTGTTTTGGCACTACCCGCACTACGGCAACCAAGGTGGCGAACCGTCGTCGATCATCCGCGACGGCGACTGGAAACTGATCCATTATTATGAAGATGGCCGCGACGAACTCTACCATCTCGCCGACGACATCGGAGAACAAACCGATCGAGCGACGAAGCAGCCCGAACTGGCGAGCCGATTACGAGTCCAATTGGATGCATGGCTCGAGGCGACAGGAGCTCGGATCCCCCAACCCGACCCACGTTTCGACGCGGCCAAGAAGGAACAGCAACAACAGCAGATCGAATCGAAACGCAAACCGGCGTTGGAACGTCAGCACGCCCGATTCCTCGCAGAAGATTTCCAACCGAACAAAGACTGGTGGGGATCGAAGGTAACTCGCGACTGA
- a CDS encoding DJ-1/PfpI family protein, with protein MASNILMPIGDGTEMMDTLYPIFRLSEECFEVVVAGPEARTYHGVMHEIPPAENVPWDITREQPSYHIRATEAFSDIKPKDYDGLFLSGGRAPEYLRYDQDLLRIIKHFFDENKPVAMVCHGVELAAAAGCLNGRKATTVAKCALDITQFGGVYADEPCVIDGNLISCRTWHDYALIFKPFLSALEKSRVIQDNGSNEQVHA; from the coding sequence ATGGCAAGCAATATTTTAATGCCTATCGGTGACGGCACCGAAATGATGGACACGCTGTACCCTATCTTCCGTCTTTCGGAAGAGTGTTTTGAAGTTGTGGTCGCGGGTCCCGAGGCACGCACCTACCACGGAGTAATGCATGAGATCCCTCCTGCGGAAAACGTGCCATGGGACATCACGCGGGAACAGCCGTCCTATCACATCCGTGCCACGGAGGCTTTCAGCGACATCAAGCCAAAAGACTACGATGGGCTCTTTCTTTCTGGCGGCAGGGCTCCAGAGTACTTGCGATACGACCAGGATCTGCTGCGAATCATCAAGCACTTCTTTGACGAGAACAAACCGGTGGCGATGGTCTGCCACGGAGTCGAGCTTGCCGCTGCCGCCGGTTGCTTAAATGGCCGCAAAGCGACGACGGTCGCCAAGTGCGCCCTAGACATCACCCAGTTCGGTGGCGTCTATGCCGACGAGCCGTGCGTTATCGATGGTAACCTGATCTCCTGCCGAACATGGCACGACTATGCCTTAATTTTTAAACCGTTCCTCAGCGCGTTGGAAAAATCCCGAGTGATTCAAGACAACGGATCCAATGAGCAAGTTCATGCATAA
- a CDS encoding DUF1553 domain-containing protein yields the protein MFHDAGPWQLAGHSRDEIASAPSGFAGRPSVIEFSSGDSRSRVEIPLEDPARQAMESLLDGSFTWQAWIYDSAPSPDGKTNYALLYYVDHKQFTSNSMWFYRARQDGSYRFRIVDIEGRQSGVEIPALKPNGEGDRQWHHYAVVVDRSSDDLGQWSIRGYRDGELIDEQRLPEDVGAIRHHGQLIFGNSHLANAPWRGAIDDVALLPVALNSDEVRQHFRENKDPKVPTAEELDAEKEHFFEAKIRPLLIDRCTDCHSGDEFSESPLAFNSRGALLRGADFGPAVIPGKGSESLLIQAVQWNHKALKMPPDEGDRLTKLEIDDLRRWIDDGAYWPSGDVVREAEMSLSEVGEEKVESDHWAFQARTRPDPPNVEDPDWNRTAIDRFLFTEMLEQQIEPNGVTDKRTLVRRATLDLTGLPPTPEEVEAFLNDNSGQAFERVVDRLLASRHYGERWGRHWLDIARYADTQGDVGDFPIPTAYLYRNWVIDALNADMPYDRFIQAQLAGDLLAIDADSEEEARGMMVATGFLALSRRFGNTKYDDAHLMIEDTIDTLGRGVLGVTIRCARCHDHKFDPILQSDYFGLYGIFESTRYPTMGASNQKSPASLSPAVPDPELRAELDRYYRTLERYYYQINNKNRPWLKPTLKEFEKVSKQLKDASLSDDQRSKLEERRDSLLAFRVGAFRELMLHGIGWINREKNRLADNPPTEAVFAVSEGKATDSKLHLRGNPEQLGRVVSRRFPLVLTEKQGDSSQWQGSGRLELAQWLTSSDHPLTPRVIVNRVWQYHFGRGLVGTSSNFGVKGDLPSHPQLLDYLANTFVETDNWSLKTLHRRIMLSRAYQLSSQTTDESLQEDADNVYLARYSRRRLEAEVIRDSMLAISGKLDHSRGEAFPFPHWKSRSYSLNNPFKAEYPSNRRTVYLMTQRLFRQPLFTLFDGPDRNQSTEKRTISAFPTQVLFLLNSPFVQEQAEAFAAKIVRAAPRSPETIELAYQSVYGRGPTAAEVDIVTQQVQALTTQILESGSNDSQEARRSAWTAVAKSLFASNEFLHVE from the coding sequence ATGTTTCATGACGCAGGACCCTGGCAACTCGCTGGCCACTCTCGCGACGAAATCGCTTCTGCACCGAGTGGATTTGCGGGACGTCCGTCGGTCATCGAATTTTCCTCAGGCGACAGTCGCTCGCGTGTAGAAATTCCTTTGGAAGATCCAGCCCGGCAGGCGATGGAAAGTTTGTTGGATGGTTCGTTCACATGGCAGGCATGGATCTACGACTCGGCACCTTCTCCCGATGGAAAGACGAACTACGCACTCCTCTACTATGTCGACCACAAGCAATTCACCAGTAATTCCATGTGGTTTTACCGTGCCCGGCAGGATGGAAGTTATCGGTTTCGGATCGTAGATATCGAAGGACGTCAGTCGGGCGTAGAGATTCCTGCCCTCAAGCCCAACGGCGAAGGGGATCGACAATGGCATCACTATGCCGTGGTGGTCGACCGATCGTCGGACGACTTGGGGCAATGGAGCATTCGCGGCTATCGTGACGGAGAGCTTATTGACGAACAACGGTTGCCAGAAGACGTGGGTGCGATTCGGCATCACGGACAGCTGATTTTTGGCAACAGTCACCTTGCCAACGCTCCCTGGCGCGGTGCTATCGACGATGTTGCTTTACTTCCGGTCGCATTGAATTCAGACGAGGTCCGGCAACACTTTCGTGAGAACAAGGATCCCAAGGTTCCGACGGCCGAGGAGCTTGACGCCGAGAAAGAGCACTTCTTCGAAGCGAAGATTCGCCCGTTGCTTATCGACAGATGCACCGACTGTCACTCCGGCGACGAATTCTCTGAATCCCCCTTGGCGTTCAATTCACGCGGCGCTCTCTTGCGCGGTGCTGATTTTGGCCCCGCCGTGATCCCAGGCAAAGGGAGTGAAAGCCTGTTGATCCAAGCGGTCCAGTGGAACCACAAAGCCTTGAAGATGCCACCCGACGAAGGCGACCGACTGACCAAGCTCGAAATCGATGATCTACGACGTTGGATTGACGATGGAGCCTACTGGCCATCAGGCGACGTCGTTCGTGAGGCGGAAATGTCGCTCTCCGAAGTTGGAGAAGAAAAAGTGGAGTCGGACCACTGGGCCTTTCAGGCTCGCACGCGTCCGGACCCGCCAAATGTCGAGGATCCGGATTGGAATCGGACGGCCATCGATCGCTTTCTATTCACCGAAATGTTGGAACAGCAGATCGAACCCAATGGTGTCACAGACAAGAGAACTTTGGTGCGCCGGGCAACTCTCGATCTGACGGGACTTCCTCCAACGCCTGAAGAGGTCGAAGCATTCCTCAACGACAACTCGGGCCAGGCTTTCGAGCGTGTGGTCGATCGCTTGCTCGCTTCGCGTCACTATGGAGAACGCTGGGGACGTCATTGGCTGGATATCGCTCGGTACGCTGACACCCAAGGGGATGTCGGCGACTTTCCCATCCCGACGGCCTACCTCTATCGCAACTGGGTCATCGACGCTCTGAACGCGGACATGCCTTACGACCGCTTCATTCAAGCTCAACTGGCGGGTGACCTTTTAGCAATAGACGCTGACAGTGAGGAAGAGGCGCGAGGGATGATGGTTGCGACAGGGTTCCTGGCACTCTCGCGACGATTCGGCAATACGAAATATGATGACGCGCATCTGATGATTGAAGACACGATCGATACGCTCGGCCGAGGCGTGTTGGGTGTCACGATACGATGTGCGCGTTGCCACGATCACAAGTTCGATCCCATTTTGCAGTCGGACTATTTTGGTCTGTATGGAATCTTCGAGAGCACGCGCTACCCGACCATGGGAGCTTCCAACCAGAAGTCGCCAGCGTCATTGTCCCCCGCGGTCCCCGATCCCGAATTGCGAGCGGAACTCGATCGCTACTACAGGACGCTGGAACGCTACTACTATCAAATCAACAACAAGAACCGCCCCTGGCTGAAACCAACGCTCAAAGAATTTGAGAAGGTCTCGAAGCAACTGAAAGATGCCAGCCTGTCAGATGACCAGCGAAGCAAACTGGAAGAGCGGCGTGATTCGCTTCTTGCATTTCGCGTTGGAGCGTTTCGCGAACTCATGTTGCACGGCATCGGCTGGATCAATCGCGAGAAAAACCGACTCGCCGATAATCCGCCCACCGAAGCCGTGTTTGCTGTGAGTGAAGGGAAGGCCACCGATTCCAAACTGCACCTGCGAGGCAATCCCGAGCAACTCGGCCGCGTCGTTTCGCGACGATTCCCCTTGGTGCTAACCGAAAAACAGGGCGACTCTTCCCAATGGCAAGGCTCGGGACGACTTGAACTGGCCCAATGGTTGACCTCTTCGGATCATCCATTGACTCCTCGTGTCATCGTGAACCGGGTTTGGCAATACCACTTTGGTCGCGGGCTGGTGGGAACGAGTAGCAATTTCGGCGTTAAAGGAGATCTCCCCTCGCATCCGCAACTGCTGGACTACCTGGCCAACACCTTCGTCGAAACGGACAACTGGTCACTCAAAACGCTGCACCGTCGCATCATGCTTTCGAGGGCCTACCAGCTTTCGAGCCAAACGACCGACGAAAGCCTTCAGGAAGATGCCGACAATGTCTATTTAGCGAGATACTCTCGACGAAGGCTTGAGGCCGAAGTCATCCGAGACTCCATGCTCGCAATCAGTGGCAAGCTTGACCATAGCCGCGGAGAAGCATTCCCTTTCCCTCATTGGAAGTCCCGGTCGTATTCCTTGAATAATCCGTTCAAGGCAGAGTATCCCAGCAATCGCCGCACTGTCTATCTCATGACGCAGCGATTGTTCAGACAACCGCTCTTCACATTGTTCGATGGCCCAGATCGCAATCAATCGACCGAGAAGAGGACGATTTCGGCCTTTCCAACCCAGGTTCTCTTCTTGCTGAATTCACCTTTCGTGCAGGAGCAGGCCGAGGCCTTCGCGGCAAAGATCGTTCGTGCAGCGCCACGCTCACCGGAGACCATCGAGCTCGCGTACCAGAGCGTCTACGGAAGAGGCCCCACAGCCGCAGAAGTCGATATCGTGACACAACAAGTGCAGGCACTCACAACTCAAATTCTCGAATCGGGTTCGAACGACTCGCAAGAGGCACGTCGATCGGCATGGACGGCCGTCGCCAAATCGCTCTTCGCCAGCAACGAGTTCCTGCATGTGGAGTAA